A DNA window from Myxococcus xanthus contains the following coding sequences:
- a CDS encoding CFI-box-CTERM domain-containing protein — MSARLQPEELFQAARERAAQLDVGRGDAAVERVRAAASALFVRIPEPPVYRRAEDPSRKAAQALLPEVERVLAEALAAGRDVSAVAPLEKLVAALLAHGEALCHTAAGRLEAAETAWRRAQELERAAHPTRHLVTSPPRPPPVFDKGSRVSRYDPRPAPQASVKLVCPNMGCKRVGDYAFLTSHAYNRFICPVCRTPFLAYFGELRGLEVEVGRSSKRYFFTVDEVGTTGSTRIEFEEASGQEFPSARRDLLAFVYTEARELKAVVNLTNQRLMWVSPASSCFVATVAFGAGAPELVAFRAYRDDVLRKSAPGRVFIRGYYRWGPDVAAWVSRRPAAREGVRWVLRRVHGRLTRSGFE, encoded by the coding sequence ATGTCCGCGCGCTTGCAACCCGAAGAACTCTTTCAGGCGGCCCGTGAGCGGGCGGCGCAGTTGGACGTAGGGCGTGGCGACGCGGCGGTGGAGCGGGTGCGCGCGGCAGCCTCGGCCCTTTTCGTTCGTATCCCCGAACCGCCGGTGTACCGCCGCGCGGAGGACCCTTCCCGCAAGGCGGCCCAGGCCCTGCTCCCCGAAGTCGAGCGGGTGCTGGCGGAGGCGCTGGCCGCGGGGCGGGATGTCTCGGCGGTGGCCCCGCTGGAGAAGCTGGTGGCCGCGCTGCTGGCCCACGGCGAGGCGCTCTGCCACACCGCGGCCGGACGTCTGGAGGCCGCGGAGACGGCCTGGCGCCGGGCGCAGGAGCTGGAGCGCGCCGCGCACCCGACGCGCCATCTGGTGACGTCGCCGCCGCGTCCGCCGCCGGTGTTCGACAAGGGCTCGCGTGTGTCGCGCTATGACCCGCGGCCCGCGCCTCAGGCGAGCGTGAAGCTGGTGTGCCCGAACATGGGCTGCAAGCGGGTGGGGGACTACGCGTTCCTCACCAGCCACGCCTACAACCGCTTCATCTGTCCGGTCTGCCGCACGCCCTTCCTGGCGTACTTCGGCGAGCTGCGCGGACTGGAGGTGGAGGTCGGCCGCAGCTCCAAGCGGTACTTCTTCACTGTGGACGAGGTCGGCACCACGGGCAGCACGCGCATCGAGTTCGAGGAGGCCAGCGGCCAGGAGTTCCCCTCCGCGCGGCGCGACTTGCTGGCGTTCGTCTACACGGAGGCGCGCGAGCTGAAGGCGGTGGTGAACCTCACCAACCAGCGGCTCATGTGGGTGAGCCCGGCGTCCTCGTGCTTCGTGGCCACGGTGGCATTCGGCGCGGGCGCGCCGGAGCTCGTGGCCTTCCGCGCCTACCGCGACGACGTGCTGCGGAAGAGCGCGCCGGGTCGGGTGTTCATCCGGGGCTACTATCGGTGGGGCCCTGACGTGGCCGCGTGGGTGTCGAGGCGCCCGGCGGCGCGTGAGGGTGTGCGGTGGGTGCTGCGGCGGGTGCATGGCCGCCTGACCAGGAGTGGATTCGAGTGA
- a CDS encoding M16 family metallopeptidase yields MRRLLPLLLLLLGTALPAAAAAPTPASDAFPYTLHTDTLPNGLTVVRVPYPSRGIIAYVTVVRVGSRNEVEPGRTGFAHFFEHMMFKGTKTHPEGDRERILGNFGYDDNAFTTDDITLYYSYGPTAGLPQLIEIEADRFRNLEYSQPSFQTEALAVLGEYHKNAAAPFLKMEEELNAAAFTRHTYQHTTMGFYKDIQAMPQAYDYSRTFFERWYTPDNTLLFIIGDFDDAKVMELVRQHYGPWDRKAAQVSVPAEPPQKGPRTAHIDWPQPTQPRQVIAWRTPGAGTSPVDAAIQTLLVDYLAGPTSPAYKTLVLDKQLVESIGSDYSEHRDPHLFTLTATLKDERHRNTVRKTLLQEVSRLAAGRVDAARLKAIQDHARYGALMALETPRDVGIQLGWYAGVTGSPDGFQRHLQSLPKVTPAQLSDFAKRYLTANKLILLSLTPKTDAQGGTK; encoded by the coding sequence ATGAGACGACTGCTCCCCCTCCTTCTGCTCCTGCTGGGCACCGCCCTGCCGGCCGCCGCTGCCGCCCCTACCCCGGCGTCGGACGCCTTCCCGTACACCCTCCACACGGACACCCTGCCCAACGGCCTCACCGTGGTCCGCGTGCCCTACCCGTCCCGCGGAATCATCGCCTACGTCACCGTGGTCCGCGTCGGCTCGCGCAATGAGGTGGAACCCGGCCGCACCGGCTTCGCCCACTTCTTCGAGCACATGATGTTCAAGGGCACGAAGACGCACCCGGAGGGCGACCGCGAGCGCATCCTCGGGAACTTCGGCTACGACGACAACGCCTTCACCACCGACGACATCACCCTCTACTACTCCTACGGCCCCACCGCCGGCCTGCCCCAGCTCATCGAAATCGAGGCGGACCGCTTCCGGAACCTGGAGTACAGCCAGCCGTCCTTCCAGACGGAGGCGCTCGCCGTGCTCGGCGAGTACCACAAGAACGCCGCCGCCCCCTTCCTCAAGATGGAGGAGGAGCTCAACGCCGCGGCCTTCACCCGCCACACGTACCAACACACCACCATGGGCTTCTACAAGGACATCCAGGCGATGCCCCAGGCCTATGACTACAGCCGCACCTTCTTCGAGCGCTGGTACACGCCCGACAACACCCTGCTCTTCATCATCGGCGACTTCGACGACGCCAAGGTCATGGAGCTCGTGCGCCAGCACTACGGCCCCTGGGACCGCAAGGCCGCCCAGGTCTCCGTCCCCGCCGAGCCGCCCCAGAAGGGCCCTCGCACCGCCCACATCGACTGGCCTCAGCCCACGCAGCCCCGGCAGGTGATTGCGTGGCGCACGCCCGGCGCCGGCACCAGCCCGGTCGACGCCGCCATCCAGACGCTCCTCGTGGACTACCTCGCCGGCCCCACCAGCCCCGCCTACAAGACGCTGGTCCTGGACAAGCAGCTCGTGGAGTCCATTGGCAGCGACTACTCCGAGCACCGCGACCCGCACCTCTTCACCCTCACCGCCACCCTCAAGGACGAGCGCCACCGCAACACCGTGCGCAAGACGCTGCTCCAGGAGGTCAGCCGGCTCGCCGCCGGACGCGTGGATGCCGCGCGGCTCAAGGCCATCCAGGACCACGCCCGCTATGGCGCGCTCATGGCCCTGGAGACGCCTCGCGACGTGGGCATCCAGCTCGGCTGGTACGCCGGTGTCACGGGCTCGCCCGACGGATTCCAGCGCCACCTGCAGAGCCTGCCCAAGGTGACGCCCGCCCAGTTGTCCGACTTCGCCAAGCGCTACCTCACCGCCAACAAGCTCATCCTGCTCAGCCTCACCCCCAAGACGGACGCCCAGGGAGGGACGAAGTGA
- a CDS encoding DUF2169 family type VI secretion system accessory protein, which yields MLQVRNETPFSPSMFMFPDVRGMDTLYVVVKATFTFRKGRLFIAENQQPVVMADTFRGEPGQSSIRAASEAHLLKPGTDVLLEGEAHAPRGKPVASCPVLVRVGPVKQVIQVFGDRKWRGGVLSPGISSPEPFVKMPLVWERAYGGVHEVTKERVLGKASNPVGQGFCGKRGGSEMVGRALPNLEDPRQLIRSISDDPVPMGVGPVAPSWEPRKSYAGTYDEAWRTRRAPYLPLDFQAEFFQVAPAGMCARERLKGGEPVELINVSLEGVQRYTLPRCGLSVTVKIAGLFERPPLHLETVGLEPGSGRVCMTWRGAVGCDKRALKVEEARFQLLSLEGAED from the coding sequence ATGCTTCAGGTTCGCAACGAGACTCCCTTCTCACCCAGCATGTTCATGTTCCCCGATGTCCGGGGGATGGACACGCTATACGTGGTGGTGAAGGCGACGTTCACCTTTCGCAAGGGGCGGCTGTTCATTGCGGAAAATCAGCAACCGGTCGTCATGGCGGACACATTCCGGGGAGAGCCCGGGCAATCGAGCATCCGAGCTGCGAGCGAGGCACACTTGCTCAAGCCAGGCACAGACGTGTTGCTGGAGGGCGAGGCACACGCGCCCCGGGGCAAGCCGGTGGCCTCCTGCCCCGTCCTGGTGCGGGTGGGGCCTGTGAAGCAGGTGATCCAAGTCTTCGGCGACAGAAAATGGCGGGGAGGGGTTCTGTCTCCGGGTATCTCTTCGCCCGAGCCCTTCGTGAAGATGCCACTCGTATGGGAACGGGCCTACGGTGGCGTGCATGAGGTGACGAAGGAACGCGTGTTGGGGAAGGCAAGCAATCCTGTGGGACAGGGCTTCTGCGGCAAGCGTGGTGGTTCGGAAATGGTGGGACGCGCGTTGCCCAACCTGGAGGATCCAAGGCAACTCATTCGCTCCATTTCAGACGACCCGGTTCCGATGGGCGTGGGGCCTGTGGCGCCATCGTGGGAGCCGCGAAAATCGTATGCCGGCACCTATGATGAGGCCTGGAGGACCCGGCGCGCGCCCTACCTGCCCCTCGACTTCCAAGCGGAGTTCTTTCAGGTCGCGCCCGCGGGGATGTGTGCCCGGGAGAGACTGAAGGGCGGCGAACCGGTCGAATTAATCAATGTGTCACTCGAAGGCGTGCAGCGCTACACGCTTCCCCGCTGTGGGCTGAGCGTGACAGTGAAGATTGCCGGATTGTTCGAGCGCCCTCCACTTCATCTGGAGACAGTGGGCCTGGAGCCGGGCTCCGGACGGGTGTGCATGACCTGGCGAGGCGCGGTGGGATGCGACAAGCGGGCATTGAAGGTCGAGGAGGCGCGCTTCCAGTTGCTGTCATTGGAAGGCGCGGAGGATTGA
- a CDS encoding TlpA family protein disulfide reductase, producing MTDSIGAPPPAPKKVGGGTKLVLGLLGALGVGGVVFLGVLEAQRARLVPDGTTAPTMEMARHGGGTMKLEDLKGQVVMLDFWATWCPPCREEMPALVKLAKEYEPQGLVFVAASRDDGDRAPKLVEAFMRNHLPELAPYVVYADDNVARAFQVSALPTLYFLDRDGKVIDAQRGALSEDGIRRRIERALKQP from the coding sequence GTGACGGATAGCATCGGAGCTCCGCCTCCGGCCCCGAAGAAGGTGGGCGGCGGAACGAAGCTGGTACTGGGACTGCTGGGGGCGCTTGGCGTGGGCGGCGTGGTGTTCCTGGGCGTTCTGGAAGCGCAGCGAGCCCGGCTGGTGCCGGATGGGACGACCGCGCCGACCATGGAGATGGCGCGCCATGGCGGCGGCACGATGAAGCTGGAGGACCTGAAGGGCCAGGTGGTGATGCTGGACTTCTGGGCCACCTGGTGCCCGCCGTGCCGTGAGGAGATGCCGGCGCTGGTGAAGCTGGCCAAGGAGTACGAGCCGCAGGGGCTCGTCTTCGTGGCGGCCAGCCGGGATGACGGCGACCGCGCGCCCAAGCTGGTGGAGGCCTTCATGCGCAACCACCTGCCGGAACTGGCGCCGTACGTGGTGTACGCGGACGACAACGTGGCGCGGGCCTTCCAGGTCAGCGCGCTGCCGACGCTCTACTTCCTGGACCGCGACGGCAAGGTGATCGACGCGCAGCGCGGCGCGCTGTCCGAGGACGGCATCCGCCGCCGCATCGAGCGCGCGCTGAAGCAGCCCTGA
- a CDS encoding OmpA family protein, which produces MQGFSLRGSATRLAVLGLLLASVAAHADHDPFARGFDAVPVKATAAQHSGIALEGTSNALPAGSFRAALLFDFNWRILALKLGDEKLGDLLPYRLDAHLLFAYQLHERLELAVDLPVTLLQGDNFQLLRDALNAPNFPGAAGVGRTTLGDIRLLPRVHLLDREQFPVGVSLVAEVRLPTGSASSFTGERGVLWAPRIALEQRFTALPVPIRVLGNVGVRLRPHAQYLNLLVDDELTLGAGAIAELPNLGRFTDVEAVAEMHLGTPLVRPFNFDQADTLKTPWEALVGARAKVWGNWGMELNVGRGINLSSGYGREALRVMFAVRYDETFIDSDGDGVPDIRDRCPNEPEDIDGFQDGDGCPDPDNDGDGIPDGEDGCANEKGPKHTKGCPDPNYDTDGDGVVDGEDACVDKPGPKSNKGCPEDENDADGDGIPDKLDKCPDKPGPKDYDGCPDTDGDEVPDNEDDCPEQFGPPENNGCPYDSPPYVVVESDRIRIKGNVLFETGSAVIQKQSYPLLDEVATVLRKNPTLGPVLIEGHTDNRGSRALNMGLSDRRAKSVLEYLVAKGIARKRLSSKGFGFDNPIATNDTALGRAKNRRVDFRLVRAELETEKKETVVPAGQPPPPGTTPANAAPDKDGKP; this is translated from the coding sequence ATGCAAGGCTTCAGCTTGCGTGGTTCAGCCACCCGACTCGCCGTCCTGGGCCTGCTTCTGGCCTCGGTGGCTGCGCACGCCGACCACGACCCGTTCGCTCGCGGATTCGACGCCGTTCCCGTCAAGGCCACCGCGGCTCAGCACAGCGGTATCGCGCTGGAAGGCACGAGCAACGCGCTGCCCGCTGGGAGCTTCCGCGCGGCGCTCTTGTTCGACTTCAACTGGCGCATCCTCGCCCTGAAGCTGGGCGACGAGAAGCTGGGCGACCTCTTGCCCTACCGGCTCGATGCGCACCTGCTGTTCGCCTATCAGCTCCATGAGCGCTTGGAGCTGGCGGTGGACCTGCCTGTCACGCTGCTCCAGGGTGACAACTTCCAGTTGCTGCGCGACGCGCTGAACGCGCCCAACTTCCCGGGCGCCGCGGGCGTGGGCCGCACCACGCTGGGCGACATCCGCCTGCTGCCGCGCGTCCACCTGCTGGACCGCGAGCAGTTCCCAGTGGGCGTGTCGCTCGTCGCCGAGGTCCGGCTGCCCACGGGCAGCGCCTCCAGCTTCACCGGCGAGCGCGGAGTGCTCTGGGCGCCTCGCATCGCGCTGGAGCAGCGATTCACCGCCCTCCCCGTGCCCATCCGCGTGCTCGGCAACGTGGGCGTGCGGCTGCGGCCCCATGCGCAGTACCTCAACCTGCTCGTGGATGACGAGCTGACGCTGGGGGCGGGCGCCATCGCGGAGCTGCCCAACCTGGGCCGCTTCACGGACGTGGAGGCCGTGGCGGAAATGCACCTGGGCACCCCGCTGGTGCGCCCCTTCAACTTCGACCAGGCCGACACGCTCAAGACGCCGTGGGAGGCGCTGGTGGGCGCCCGCGCCAAGGTCTGGGGCAACTGGGGCATGGAGCTCAACGTCGGCCGCGGCATCAACCTGTCCAGCGGCTACGGCCGTGAGGCCCTGCGGGTGATGTTCGCGGTGCGCTACGACGAGACGTTCATCGACTCGGACGGCGACGGCGTGCCCGACATCCGCGACCGCTGCCCCAACGAGCCCGAGGACATCGACGGCTTCCAGGACGGCGACGGCTGCCCCGACCCGGACAACGACGGTGATGGCATCCCCGACGGCGAAGATGGCTGCGCCAACGAGAAGGGCCCCAAGCACACCAAGGGCTGCCCGGACCCGAACTACGACACGGACGGCGACGGCGTCGTCGACGGCGAGGACGCCTGCGTCGACAAGCCGGGCCCCAAGTCCAACAAGGGCTGCCCGGAGGACGAGAACGACGCGGACGGCGACGGCATCCCCGACAAGCTCGACAAGTGCCCGGACAAGCCCGGCCCGAAGGACTACGACGGCTGCCCGGACACCGACGGTGACGAGGTGCCCGACAACGAGGACGACTGCCCCGAGCAGTTCGGTCCGCCGGAGAACAACGGCTGCCCGTACGACTCGCCGCCGTATGTCGTCGTCGAGTCCGACCGCATCCGCATCAAGGGCAACGTGCTCTTCGAGACGGGCTCCGCCGTCATCCAGAAGCAGTCGTACCCGCTGCTGGACGAGGTGGCGACGGTGCTGCGGAAGAACCCGACGCTGGGTCCGGTCCTCATCGAAGGCCACACCGACAATCGCGGCTCGCGCGCCCTCAACATGGGCCTGTCCGACCGCCGCGCGAAGTCCGTGCTCGAGTACCTGGTGGCCAAGGGCATCGCGCGCAAGCGCCTCAGCTCCAAGGGCTTCGGCTTCGACAACCCGATTGCCACCAACGACACGGCGCTTGGCCGCGCGAAGAACCGGCGCGTCGACTTCCGGCTCGTGCGCGCCGAGCTGGAGACGGAGAAGAAGGAGACCGTTGTCCCTGCGGGCCAGCCGCCGCCGCCGGGAACGACGCCGGCCAACGCGGCCCCGGACAAGGACGGCAAGCCGTAG
- a CDS encoding M16 family metallopeptidase, which yields MKTRALLSLTALLGLAGCATTPQAPPPDENAPPPAVPAQAAAPEPAPQPTRPESVPATPLRQPKPMELVVLARPDTPIVSFRLVFHTGSVDDPKGKEGLTALTAQLMAEGGTQKLSASQLLEALYPMAAELDVFVDKELTTFSGRVHKDFLTRFQDIFTDVLLAPRLDKAELERLRANAISDVENGLRSANDEALGKVALDALLYQGHPYAHFTGGTVQGLKAITLDDVKAHAQRVFTQDRLVIGLAGAVDDALAQALSSRLSALPAKGAPRVELPAVPTTAGRTVIIQKPTLSTAVSMGFVSTIRRGDPDFFPVAFAMSNLGEHRQSIGVLFTELREKRGLNYGDYAYAEHFIESPGTTYNRTNIARTQQDLSLWIRPVVPTNGVFATRGAVFFLDQMVKEGIPQERFELMRGFLQGYTRLWEQTDQRRLGYAIDGLFYGTPDFLEQYRQAMSKMTPQSVQEALRRRVQPEALNFAFVTEDAEGLAQALRSGAPSPITYASPKSEELLTQDQAISSSKLPLRPEAIQVIPAQQFMEK from the coding sequence ATGAAGACCCGAGCACTCCTGTCCCTCACCGCCCTGCTGGGGCTCGCCGGCTGCGCCACCACGCCCCAGGCGCCGCCTCCCGACGAGAACGCGCCGCCGCCCGCGGTGCCCGCCCAGGCGGCGGCGCCCGAGCCCGCTCCGCAGCCCACGCGTCCGGAGTCCGTGCCCGCGACGCCGCTGCGCCAGCCCAAGCCCATGGAGTTGGTCGTCCTGGCGCGTCCGGACACGCCCATCGTCTCCTTCCGGCTCGTGTTCCACACCGGCTCCGTGGACGACCCGAAGGGCAAGGAGGGCCTCACCGCCCTCACCGCGCAGCTCATGGCGGAGGGCGGCACGCAGAAGCTTTCGGCCTCGCAGCTCCTGGAGGCCCTGTACCCCATGGCCGCGGAGCTGGACGTCTTCGTGGACAAGGAGCTCACGACGTTCTCCGGCCGCGTCCACAAGGACTTCCTGACGCGCTTCCAGGACATCTTCACCGACGTGCTCCTGGCTCCGCGCCTGGACAAGGCCGAGCTGGAGCGCCTGCGCGCCAACGCCATCAGCGACGTGGAGAACGGCCTGCGCAGCGCCAATGACGAGGCACTGGGCAAGGTCGCGCTGGACGCCCTGCTCTACCAGGGCCACCCCTACGCGCACTTCACCGGCGGCACCGTACAGGGCCTGAAGGCGATTACGCTGGACGACGTGAAGGCCCACGCCCAGCGCGTCTTCACGCAGGACCGGCTCGTCATCGGCCTGGCGGGCGCGGTGGATGACGCGCTCGCACAGGCGCTCAGCTCGCGCCTGTCCGCGTTGCCCGCGAAGGGCGCTCCGCGCGTGGAGCTGCCCGCCGTTCCGACGACGGCCGGCCGCACCGTCATCATCCAGAAGCCCACGCTCTCCACCGCCGTCAGCATGGGCTTTGTCAGCACCATCCGCCGCGGCGACCCGGACTTCTTCCCGGTGGCCTTCGCCATGTCCAACCTGGGCGAGCACCGCCAGTCCATTGGCGTGCTCTTCACCGAGCTGCGCGAGAAGCGCGGCCTCAACTACGGCGACTACGCCTACGCCGAGCACTTCATCGAGTCGCCCGGCACCACGTACAACCGCACCAACATCGCGCGCACGCAGCAGGACCTGTCCCTGTGGATTCGCCCCGTGGTGCCCACCAACGGCGTGTTCGCCACGCGCGGCGCGGTGTTCTTCCTGGACCAGATGGTGAAGGAGGGCATCCCGCAGGAGCGCTTCGAGCTGATGCGCGGCTTCCTCCAGGGCTACACCCGCCTGTGGGAACAGACGGACCAACGCCGGCTGGGCTACGCCATTGACGGGCTCTTCTACGGCACGCCCGACTTCCTGGAGCAGTACCGCCAGGCCATGTCGAAAATGACGCCGCAGTCCGTCCAGGAGGCGCTCCGCCGCCGCGTGCAGCCCGAGGCCCTCAACTTCGCCTTCGTCACCGAGGACGCGGAGGGGCTCGCCCAGGCGCTGCGCTCCGGTGCGCCGTCGCCCATCACCTACGCATCACCCAAGTCAGAGGAGTTGCTGACACAGGACCAGGCCATCTCCTCGTCCAAGCTGCCCCTGCGCCCGGAGGCCATCCAGGTCATCCCCGCGCAGCAGTTCATGGAGAAATAA
- a CDS encoding TIGR02270 family protein has translation MMLDVLEEHLSEAAFFWSQWERALVAPDYTLEETAELEERLLAHLDGLVAAGAAAIEVLSSVVYEREDPGEVFAAAWSLLALAPSLVLDAVKARATDAPPPVQASIRRALELGEKGVVETALAPLLTTAEPMAVSVLGFRGHLLGGRAEELLSHPDALVVTAALRALNLSSKSHAPRLLGVLLGDSRPEVRWAAIETGLVFGVRDAWTVCERESTAMGSPLRRRLWALLAAAGNVRFLERLISFSEAAATREDALWALGFTGQVPAAESCLRWMCEEPRVARLAGEAFSAITGLRMAGAHVLPEPEPEDALPPLEDEDLDADLGLRPEDALALPAQEEVARWWERARDGFSPANRYLRGKPFTGASLLEALAQGPMRRRHLYALELMVRTRGAYAIQVRAFTSRQREQLALASAVRERLPAWGFMS, from the coding sequence ATGATGCTGGACGTACTGGAGGAGCATCTTTCCGAAGCGGCCTTCTTTTGGAGCCAGTGGGAGCGCGCGCTGGTCGCGCCCGACTACACGTTGGAAGAGACCGCTGAGCTAGAAGAGCGGTTGCTCGCTCATTTGGATGGACTGGTTGCGGCGGGGGCCGCGGCTATCGAGGTGCTGTCCTCCGTGGTGTACGAGCGCGAGGACCCGGGTGAGGTGTTCGCCGCCGCTTGGTCACTCCTCGCGCTGGCTCCATCTCTCGTGCTTGATGCAGTGAAGGCTCGGGCGACCGATGCGCCGCCACCAGTTCAGGCCTCCATTCGGCGAGCCCTGGAGCTTGGCGAGAAAGGGGTGGTGGAGACTGCCTTGGCCCCCTTGCTCACCACGGCCGAGCCCATGGCTGTATCTGTGCTGGGATTCCGGGGGCACTTGCTTGGCGGCAGGGCGGAGGAACTGCTGAGCCACCCCGACGCACTGGTTGTCACGGCGGCACTGCGAGCGCTTAATCTATCATCGAAGTCCCATGCCCCCAGGTTGCTTGGCGTGCTGTTGGGAGACTCTCGTCCAGAGGTCCGGTGGGCCGCCATTGAAACCGGATTGGTGTTTGGCGTGCGCGACGCATGGACAGTCTGCGAACGAGAATCCACGGCCATGGGAAGCCCGCTGCGCCGGCGGTTGTGGGCCTTGCTTGCTGCGGCGGGAAATGTGCGGTTCCTTGAGCGGCTCATCTCGTTTTCGGAGGCGGCGGCCACTCGCGAGGATGCGCTCTGGGCGCTGGGGTTCACTGGGCAGGTGCCTGCCGCGGAATCTTGCCTGAGGTGGATGTGTGAGGAGCCGCGCGTGGCGCGCCTCGCGGGTGAGGCCTTCAGCGCCATCACGGGGCTTCGCATGGCGGGGGCACACGTGCTCCCGGAGCCAGAGCCAGAGGATGCCTTGCCGCCCCTGGAAGATGAGGACCTGGATGCGGACTTGGGACTTCGCCCGGAAGATGCATTGGCACTCCCCGCCCAGGAGGAAGTCGCGCGCTGGTGGGAGCGGGCGCGCGATGGATTCTCGCCAGCCAATCGCTACCTGAGAGGAAAACCATTCACCGGCGCGTCCCTTCTGGAGGCGCTGGCGCAAGGCCCCATGCGACGGAGGCATCTGTATGCATTGGAGTTGATGGTGCGAACGAGAGGTGCCTACGCGATCCAGGTGCGAGCCTTCACGTCACGGCAGCGGGAGCAATTGGCCCTGGCTTCCGCTGTCCGCGAGCGGCTGCCTGCATGGGGATTCATGAGTTGA
- a CDS encoding DUF6484 domain-containing protein, protein MSMPVGRPHAEPLGDAPRERIWGSRLGWLTGVDDNGRFLVDFGGNTEGPLPAKRTINLTSEVVRAAVATRQFAVLLFEDGDPRLPLVIGLEQGHSSTPLLDVMLDTAGIEPEPVPAPTEARVDGQRVEIEGKDEIVLRCGQASITMRSNGKVVIRGVYVETQSSGVNRIKGGSVQVN, encoded by the coding sequence ATGAGCATGCCAGTGGGAAGGCCTCATGCAGAACCCTTAGGCGATGCGCCGCGCGAGCGAATCTGGGGGAGTAGGCTCGGGTGGCTCACGGGTGTGGATGACAATGGTCGATTCCTGGTGGACTTCGGGGGAAACACCGAGGGGCCGCTACCTGCGAAGAGGACTATCAATCTGACATCAGAGGTAGTGCGGGCCGCAGTGGCCACACGCCAGTTCGCGGTGCTTCTCTTTGAAGATGGGGATCCCCGGCTGCCGCTGGTTATCGGGCTGGAGCAGGGCCACAGTTCCACGCCTCTGCTCGATGTCATGCTGGACACGGCGGGCATTGAGCCCGAACCGGTTCCAGCTCCCACCGAGGCCCGGGTCGACGGACAGCGGGTCGAAATAGAGGGCAAGGACGAGATCGTCCTGCGGTGTGGCCAAGCCAGTATCACGATGCGTAGCAACGGCAAGGTCGTCATCCGGGGCGTGTACGTGGAAACGCAGTCCTCGGGGGTCAACCGCATCAAGGGTGGCTCGGTCCAGGTGAATTAG
- a CDS encoding tetratricopeptide repeat protein, which produces MSWFLALSLLAATPEGGAAKKAEDAESLRLRATKLYRAKKLGEACPLFERAAKLAPEHGPTLADLGLCLQKQGRKEQALAVYLRALKASGADAKTRANVYFNLAAFHDVTPEALTLEHQPTPRGHYLAIRGAGPCADLPSSEPSCGTVLQACLSEWVAPVEAVYAETPPMFYAETGFNMHVNGAGAREDASVPTRRGEAGYCPNAPSPADGGSPAARHCLYWESNELLDECHYKEHVCESQREPWLKNEGNCKFVYVNPCEGRVAVACKGARFSPKQVWVGEVWVAPVR; this is translated from the coding sequence ATGTCCTGGTTCCTGGCGCTGTCCCTGCTCGCGGCCACGCCGGAGGGCGGCGCCGCGAAGAAGGCGGAGGACGCCGAGTCGCTGCGTCTGCGCGCCACGAAGCTCTACCGGGCGAAGAAGCTCGGCGAGGCCTGCCCCTTGTTCGAGCGCGCCGCGAAGCTCGCGCCGGAGCACGGCCCAACGCTAGCGGACCTGGGGCTGTGCCTCCAGAAGCAGGGCCGAAAAGAGCAGGCCCTGGCCGTCTACCTGCGCGCGCTCAAGGCGAGCGGCGCGGACGCCAAGACGCGCGCCAACGTCTACTTCAACCTCGCCGCGTTCCATGACGTGACGCCTGAAGCCCTGACGCTGGAGCACCAGCCGACGCCCCGGGGCCACTACCTGGCCATCCGCGGCGCCGGGCCGTGCGCGGACCTGCCCTCCTCGGAGCCGAGCTGCGGCACCGTGCTGCAGGCGTGCCTCAGCGAATGGGTGGCGCCCGTCGAGGCTGTCTACGCGGAGACACCACCGATGTTCTACGCGGAGACGGGCTTCAACATGCACGTCAACGGGGCCGGAGCGCGGGAGGACGCGTCCGTCCCCACGCGGCGTGGAGAGGCAGGGTACTGCCCCAACGCGCCTTCGCCGGCGGATGGGGGCTCCCCGGCGGCGCGGCACTGCCTCTACTGGGAGAGCAACGAGTTGCTCGACGAGTGCCACTACAAGGAACACGTCTGCGAGTCGCAGCGGGAGCCGTGGCTGAAGAACGAAGGCAACTGCAAGTTCGTCTACGTGAACCCTTGCGAGGGCCGCGTCGCCGTCGCGTGTAAAGGCGCCCGCTTCTCACCCAAGCAGGTCTGGGTCGGCGAGGTGTGGGTGGCGCCCGTCCGCTGA